A single window of Arcobacter venerupis DNA harbors:
- a CDS encoding DUF2018 family protein yields the protein MSMFGDWFSEDEDDIFMGSPKSKFFDVSRQASKEIVEEETDKIIEKLAVLEMIISEDKGENFDINEFIKEYTLENYEKVKAMKKGLYVEFTGEIICRLDS from the coding sequence ATGTCAATGTTTGGCGATTGGTTTAGTGAAGATGAAGATGATATTTTTATGGGAAGCCCAAAATCTAAATTTTTTGATGTTTCAAGACAAGCTTCAAAAGAAATAGTTGAAGAAGAGACTGATAAAATAATTGAGAAATTAGCTGTTTTAGAAATGATTATTAGTGAAGATAAAGGTGAAAATTTTGATATTAATGAATTTATCAAAGAATATACTTTAGAAAACTATGAAAAAGTAAAAGCTATGAAAAAAGGTCTTTATGTTGAATTTACAGGTGAAATAATCTGTAGATTAGATTCATAA
- a CDS encoding polyprenyl synthetase family protein, translating into MEELQQVKEQIKKFVEVCNDKKSLELLDMLATGKMLRSKLILKIAGINEESIKLCAVVEMIHAASLLHDDVIDDADTRRGQPSVNALYDNKTSIMFGDILYSRAFTELSQMDKKVAYTISNAVTLLSIGEMIDVDLTNSFNKSYDLYLDMIYKKTASLIEASAKAAAILAGLDVDKYALYGKNLGLAFQMIDDILDITQDSATLGKPAMHDYIEGKVTIPYLLLHERIEDKTKLESLYKKELTQDESSWIKEQMNITNALNDSILQAKAIGNEAINAVIDEKDSQTLVMIMKAMIEREF; encoded by the coding sequence GTGGAAGAGTTACAACAAGTAAAAGAACAAATAAAAAAATTTGTAGAAGTTTGTAATGACAAAAAAAGTTTAGAACTTTTAGATATGTTAGCAACTGGAAAAATGTTACGTTCTAAACTTATTTTGAAAATTGCTGGAATAAATGAAGAGAGTATTAAACTTTGTGCTGTTGTTGAGATGATTCATGCAGCTTCTCTTTTGCATGATGATGTAATTGATGATGCAGATACAAGACGTGGTCAGCCTTCAGTTAATGCACTTTATGATAATAAAACTTCTATTATGTTTGGAGATATTTTATACTCACGTGCATTTACAGAACTTTCTCAAATGGATAAAAAGGTTGCTTATACAATTTCAAATGCTGTAACACTTCTTAGTATTGGTGAAATGATAGATGTTGATTTAACAAATAGTTTTAACAAATCTTATGATTTATACCTTGATATGATTTATAAAAAAACAGCTTCTTTAATAGAAGCATCAGCAAAAGCAGCTGCAATCTTAGCAGGACTAGATGTTGATAAATATGCCTTATATGGTAAAAATCTTGGACTTGCTTTTCAAATGATAGATGATATTTTAGATATTACTCAAGATAGTGCAACTCTTGGAAAACCAGCAATGCATGATTATATTGAGGGCAAAGTTACAATTCCATATTTATTACTTCATGAAAGAATTGAAGATAAAACAAAATTAGAATCTTTATATAAAAAAGAGTTGACTCAAGATGAGAGTTCTTGGATAAAAGAGCAAATGAATATTACAAATGCTCTAAACGATTCAATTTTACAAGCTAAAGCTATTGGAAACGAAGCTATAAATGCAGTAATTGATGAAAAAGATAGTCAAACTCTTGTGATGATTATGAAAGCTATGATAGAAAGAGAGTTTTAG
- the hisD gene encoding histidinol dehydrogenase, with the protein MKIINTKDVNFKSEFDGILARAKSDIKGVSTIVMNIIDEIVQEGNTALKRHIEKFDKWEVKSDVDLMINPDDMKKAYDNIDEKLRDALHIAYNRIKTYHEKQLPKSWIDFESNGTILGQKVTPVDRAGLYIPGGKAAYPSSLLMNAIPAIVAGVKEIVVCTPTPDNEVNELLLAACHLCGIKKAYKVGGASAIAAMAYGTQTIPKVDVITGPGNIFVATAKKLVFGEVNIDMIAGPSEIGILADETAKPHYLAIDLLSQAEHDEMASSIMITTCEEVAQLTSNEVEEYLKNLSRETIARKSIEDRGAIIVASSMEEALELMNEIAPEHLEVMTKNPFELLPFIKHAGAIFLGENTPEPIGDYLAGPNHTLPTGSTAKFYSPLNVENFMKKSSIINFSKNAINELGEACALLADTEGLTAHAKAVRVRLEK; encoded by the coding sequence ATGAAAATAATTAATACAAAAGATGTAAATTTTAAATCAGAATTTGATGGAATTTTAGCTCGAGCTAAAAGTGACATCAAAGGTGTTTCAACAATTGTTATGAATATTATTGATGAAATTGTTCAAGAAGGAAACACAGCTTTAAAAAGACATATTGAAAAATTTGATAAATGGGAAGTTAAATCAGATGTTGATTTAATGATAAATCCAGATGATATGAAAAAAGCTTATGACAATATTGATGAAAAATTAAGAGATGCTTTACATATAGCTTATAATAGAATCAAAACTTATCATGAGAAACAACTTCCAAAATCATGGATAGATTTCGAGTCAAATGGAACAATCCTTGGACAAAAAGTAACTCCTGTTGATAGAGCTGGACTTTATATTCCAGGTGGAAAAGCTGCATATCCAAGCTCACTTTTAATGAATGCAATTCCAGCAATCGTAGCTGGTGTAAAAGAGATAGTTGTTTGTACTCCAACTCCTGATAATGAAGTAAATGAACTTTTATTAGCTGCCTGTCACTTATGTGGAATTAAAAAAGCTTATAAAGTAGGAGGAGCTTCAGCGATTGCTGCAATGGCTTATGGAACTCAAACTATTCCAAAAGTTGATGTTATTACAGGTCCTGGAAATATTTTTGTAGCAACTGCAAAAAAACTTGTATTTGGTGAAGTAAATATTGATATGATTGCAGGTCCAAGTGAGATTGGAATACTTGCAGATGAAACAGCAAAACCTCACTATTTAGCAATTGATTTATTATCTCAAGCTGAACATGATGAAATGGCAAGTTCAATTATGATTACAACTTGTGAAGAGGTTGCGCAACTTACAAGTAATGAAGTTGAAGAGTATTTGAAAAATTTAAGTAGAGAAACAATTGCTAGAAAATCAATTGAAGATAGAGGTGCAATTATAGTTGCCTCTTCAATGGAAGAAGCACTTGAATTAATGAATGAAATTGCTCCTGAACACTTAGAAGTTATGACAAAAAATCCATTTGAATTATTACCATTTATTAAACATGCAGGTGCAATTTTCTTAGGTGAAAATACTCCTGAACCAATAGGTGATTATTTAGCTGGTCCAAATCATACACTTCCAACTGGAAGTACAGCTAAATTTTATAGCCCTTTAAATGTAGAAAATTTTATGAAAAAAAGCTCAATTATTAATTTTTCAAAAAATGCAATAAATGAATTGGGTGAAGCGTGTGCTTTATTAGCAGATACAGAAGGATTAACAGCTCACGCAAAAGCTGTTAGAGTTAGATTAGAAAAATAG